A window of the Bacillus sp. A301a_S52 genome harbors these coding sequences:
- a CDS encoding ABC transporter permease, with the protein MAQKIIAKTGHLSRFILRLDRLRIPLWLIGLTVFTLIIPPAFDNLYETQQERDAITDTMANPAMTAMLGPGNLENYTLGAMMTHQMLLMTAVIVGLMSILVVARHTRADEEEGRIEMIRSLPVGRLSYLNASLLVIIGTSLILALLVGFGLTALGIESMNIEGSLLYGAALGGTGLVFAGVTAVSAQLSGSSRGTIGLSLAVLLIAYLFRSITDVSNDTLSWLSPLGWVSKTDAYSENHWGPIILMFVLSIILYVLANYLNSIRDLEQGFLPAKSGRRRASRFLQSPLGLALRLQRTGMIAWAIGLFVLGASYGSIFGDLESFIEGNDMYENMLVQVEGISIVEQFLPTLMIVIALIATVPPLMAINKLRGEEKKGRSDHLLARAVSRIRLMGGYLVLSLVNGFVMLSVSTFGLWAAGAAVMDEGLEFTMVYRAGIVFYPAMIVMIGLAVLLIGCLPKLTQVTWIYLLYSFIVVYLGQMFQFPDWVAQLTPFGHIQKVPIEDPSFLTLFILSAIAAVVIMIGFIGYRKRDMESI; encoded by the coding sequence ATGGCTCAGAAAATTATTGCTAAAACGGGTCATCTTTCACGATTTATTCTCCGGTTAGACAGGTTAAGGATTCCACTATGGTTAATCGGATTAACGGTCTTCACTTTAATTATTCCTCCTGCTTTTGATAATTTATACGAGACGCAGCAAGAGAGAGATGCTATTACAGACACGATGGCCAATCCTGCCATGACAGCGATGTTAGGCCCTGGTAACCTAGAAAACTATACCCTCGGTGCCATGATGACTCATCAAATGTTACTAATGACCGCCGTTATTGTTGGTTTAATGAGTATATTAGTCGTGGCGCGCCATACAAGAGCCGATGAAGAAGAGGGAAGAATCGAGATGATACGTTCGCTTCCTGTAGGACGTCTTTCTTACTTAAATGCTTCCTTACTTGTCATCATTGGGACGAGTTTAATATTAGCATTGCTCGTTGGCTTTGGCTTAACTGCTCTTGGAATAGAAAGTATGAATATAGAAGGATCTTTACTTTATGGTGCTGCTTTAGGAGGGACGGGGCTGGTTTTTGCTGGGGTGACTGCTGTCTCGGCACAGCTTTCTGGAAGTTCGCGTGGTACGATCGGCTTGTCACTTGCTGTCTTATTAATTGCTTATCTGTTTCGATCGATTACAGATGTGAGTAACGATACGTTATCTTGGCTTTCACCTTTAGGGTGGGTGTCCAAAACGGACGCCTACTCTGAAAACCATTGGGGACCGATTATATTAATGTTTGTCCTTTCTATCATTTTATATGTCTTAGCTAATTATTTAAATAGCATCCGCGATTTAGAGCAGGGGTTTTTACCTGCGAAATCAGGGAGAAGACGTGCTTCACGCTTTTTACAGAGTCCTCTAGGTCTTGCCCTTAGACTACAACGAACGGGGATGATAGCATGGGCAATTGGTTTATTTGTTCTCGGGGCTTCTTATGGTTCCATATTCGGAGATTTGGAATCATTTATAGAAGGGAATGACATGTATGAAAACATGTTGGTTCAAGTCGAAGGGATCTCAATAGTTGAGCAATTTCTGCCAACGCTAATGATTGTTATCGCATTAATAGCAACGGTACCGCCTTTAATGGCGATAAATAAACTTCGTGGAGAAGAGAAAAAAGGTCGTTCTGACCATTTGTTAGCAAGAGCGGTCTCACGGATTCGACTTATGGGCGGCTATTTGGTTCTATCATTAGTGAATGGATTTGTCATGCTTTCCGTAAGTACGTTTGGCTTGTGGGCTGCTGGAGCAGCGGTTATGGACGAAGGACTTGAATTTACTATGGTTTACAGAGCAGGAATAGTCTTTTATCCTGCGATGATTGTCATGATCGGTCTTGCTGTACTTCTGATAGGATGTCTGCCAAAGCTGACACAAGTGACTTGGATTTACCTTTTATATTCCTTTATTGTTGTGTATTTAGGTCAAATGTTCCAATTCCCAGATTGGGTAGCTCAATTAACGCCATTTGGGCATATTCAAAAAGTTCCTATCGAAGATCCCTCATTTTTGACACTCTTTATCTTGAGTGCTATTGCAGCAGTAGTCATTATGATAGGCTTCATAGGTTATAGAAAACGTGATATGGAAAGTATTTAA
- a CDS encoding ABC transporter ATP-binding protein, which produces MSLLEVKNLKKQFGTFTALENVNLEVNHGEVFGFIGPNGAGKSTTIRVLLGILKATEGQVRLFGKDAWNDAVDIHKRIAYVPGDVNLWPNLTGGEVIDLFVKLRGTNHKSRRDELIKKFDLDPSKKCRTYSKGNRQKVALIAAFSSEADLYILDEPTSGLDPLMEQIFQECVKDVKEQGKSVLLSSHILSEVEKLCDKVAIIRDGRIIETGTLTELRHLTRTNVLVETKQPITDLSQLKGVHEIDETDQGLAFQIDTEEMDNVMRHISEFGIVKLESSPPTLEDLFMRHYEKADNITESGVGGTN; this is translated from the coding sequence ATGAGCTTGTTAGAAGTTAAAAATCTCAAGAAACAATTTGGCACGTTTACCGCTTTAGAAAATGTCAATCTGGAAGTTAATCATGGGGAAGTGTTTGGATTCATTGGTCCGAATGGTGCAGGGAAATCAACGACGATCCGGGTTTTGCTCGGTATTTTAAAGGCAACTGAAGGACAGGTGCGACTGTTTGGTAAGGATGCTTGGAATGATGCGGTGGACATTCATAAGCGAATCGCCTATGTTCCTGGTGATGTGAATTTATGGCCAAACTTAACCGGTGGAGAAGTCATTGACTTATTTGTGAAATTAAGAGGCACGAACCACAAAAGTAGGCGTGATGAACTAATAAAAAAATTTGATTTAGACCCCTCGAAAAAATGTCGTACCTACTCTAAAGGAAACCGGCAAAAAGTAGCATTAATAGCCGCCTTTTCGTCAGAAGCGGACTTATATATTTTGGATGAGCCAACGTCTGGTCTAGATCCACTCATGGAACAAATTTTTCAAGAATGTGTGAAAGATGTTAAGGAGCAAGGGAAAAGTGTCCTGTTGTCTAGCCATATTCTTTCAGAGGTAGAAAAATTATGTGATAAAGTAGCGATTATTCGTGATGGTCGTATTATCGAAACAGGGACGCTAACTGAATTGCGTCACTTGACACGTACAAATGTCCTCGTAGAGACAAAGCAACCAATTACGGACCTAAGTCAATTAAAAGGGGTCCATGAGATAGATGAGACTGATCAAGGGCTGGCATTTCAAATAGACACGGAAGAAATGGACAATGTGATGAGGCATATTAGTGAATTTGGAATTGTTAAACTTGAAAGCTCTCCACCGACATTGGAAGATTTGTTTATGCGTCATTATGAAAAGGCAGACAATATAACAGAATCAGGAGTGGGAGGTACAAATTAA
- a CDS encoding TetR/AcrR family transcriptional regulator gives MYTKFYSLPLEKQERIINAAINEFVKNGYDKASTNDIVRGAEISKGSLFNYFNNKKDLYLFLLEYATGIVDDIYQEIDFNETDIFKRIGQIGRVKLNIQRKFPQVFNFWFSVVNEKSAEVKAEIEEKQDNILKEGFERIYENIDYSKFRQGLDIEKAINILNWTMVGFSEKLKNELSSIEEMSDKYLKEWDSYSEILKHSYYN, from the coding sequence GTGTACACAAAATTCTATAGTCTACCGTTAGAGAAACAAGAGCGTATTATTAATGCTGCTATTAATGAATTTGTAAAAAATGGCTATGATAAAGCGTCTACGAATGATATTGTCCGTGGGGCAGAGATTTCTAAAGGTTCCCTATTTAACTATTTTAATAATAAAAAAGATTTGTATTTATTTTTGCTTGAATATGCGACAGGTATTGTTGATGACATTTATCAAGAAATTGATTTTAATGAAACCGATATTTTTAAGCGAATTGGGCAAATTGGTAGGGTTAAGTTAAATATTCAAAGAAAATTCCCACAAGTGTTTAATTTTTGGTTTTCTGTCGTTAATGAGAAGTCTGCTGAAGTCAAAGCTGAAATTGAGGAAAAACAAGATAACATCCTTAAAGAAGGATTTGAAAGGATTTACGAAAATATAGACTACTCAAAATTTCGCCAAGGTCTTGATATTGAAAAAGCAATTAATATCCTAAATTGGACGATGGTCGGCTTTTCTGAAAAATTAAAAAATGAATTATCTTCTATTGAAGAGATGAGTGATAAGTACCTCAAAGAGTGGGATAGTTATTCAGAAATATTAAAACATAGCTATTACAATTAA
- a CDS encoding tyrosine-type recombinase/integrase — MTKRKESLHVNTDLSSVFHRVPTPNKTPDGFPIDRALELILRQMRSAGFRDRTMSDYELHVSHFADTTGAKTLEELTTEHVYDWLSAMHVSNQTKLTRLKCLKAFLSKCLNNGWLDRPFWAQVHVKVDMPVKRGVTEREINVLLTMLDLTRFLELRDATAILTMYQTGIRISTLAQLRESHVDVAAGVLKIDGGLLKNHQAIFLPFKKNELEFRR, encoded by the coding sequence ATGACTAAACGTAAAGAATCGCTTCATGTAAACACCGATTTATCAAGCGTATTTCACCGCGTTCCAACCCCGAATAAGACGCCCGATGGCTTTCCGATAGACCGCGCGTTGGAATTAATCCTACGGCAAATGCGATCGGCTGGCTTTCGCGACCGTACGATGTCTGATTACGAATTACACGTCAGTCATTTTGCGGATACCACAGGCGCGAAAACTCTAGAAGAATTAACAACCGAACATGTTTACGATTGGCTATCCGCTATGCACGTTAGTAATCAAACGAAGCTCACGCGTTTAAAGTGCCTCAAAGCGTTTCTCTCGAAATGTTTGAACAACGGTTGGTTAGACCGTCCTTTTTGGGCGCAAGTTCATGTGAAAGTTGACATGCCTGTTAAACGCGGAGTTACAGAGCGAGAGATAAACGTTTTACTAACGATGTTAGATTTAACACGTTTTCTAGAGCTTCGCGATGCTACCGCAATATTAACGATGTATCAAACGGGCATAAGAATTAGCACTCTTGCACAACTGCGAGAATCACACGTTGATGTAGCTGCCGGTGTATTAAAGATTGACGGCGGTTTATTAAAGAATCACCAAGCGATATTCCTACCGTTCAAAAAGAACGAGCTGGAATTCCGCAGATAA
- a CDS encoding metallophosphoesterase: MRALIMSDSHGWETELKEVVDRHRAEVDAIFHCGDSELSAASPALQNVSTVRGNCDHGSDFPEELVETVRDTTFFVGHGHLLNVKMTEMNLIYKGEEASADILCYGHTHIPVATEEKGKIIINPGSMRLPRQYSVGSYVIVDTSDTTINVNFYSIDGQKLDDLSKSFSKNG, from the coding sequence ATGAGAGCTTTAATTATGAGTGACAGTCATGGTTGGGAAACTGAATTAAAAGAAGTAGTGGATAGACACCGTGCGGAAGTGGATGCTATTTTTCATTGTGGTGATTCAGAGCTAAGTGCGGCCTCACCAGCTCTTCAAAACGTCTCTACTGTGAGAGGCAATTGTGACCACGGTTCAGACTTTCCAGAAGAATTAGTTGAAACGGTGAGGGATACGACTTTTTTCGTCGGTCACGGTCACTTGCTAAATGTGAAAATGACCGAGATGAATCTCATTTATAAAGGTGAGGAAGCTTCAGCAGATATTCTTTGTTACGGTCATACTCATATCCCTGTTGCGACTGAAGAAAAGGGTAAGATTATTATTAACCCTGGAAGCATGAGACTACCAAGACAATACAGTGTTGGTAGTTACGTTATAGTCGATACTTCTGACACAACTATAAATGTGAACTTCTACTCAATTGATGGACAAAAATTAGACGACTTAAGCAAAAGTTTTTCTAAAAACGGTTGA
- a CDS encoding XTP/dITP diphosphatase — MYKDIFIATKNKGKVAEFEAFFAAKGLTVKSLLDLDEDIDVVEDGKTFEENAIKKAKTIGELIHKPVLADDSGLAVDVLNGAPGIYSARYAGPDKDDQANNEKLLKELANTNDEARTAQFVCALAIYFPSGDVKTVRGICKGTISHAPTGDHGFGYDPLFYLPELGKTMAQLTKKEKNTLSHRANALMTLNEMWDKWTLQE, encoded by the coding sequence ATGTATAAAGATATTTTTATTGCTACGAAAAATAAAGGAAAAGTAGCAGAGTTTGAAGCTTTCTTTGCTGCCAAAGGGTTAACGGTTAAATCGCTGTTAGACTTAGACGAAGATATTGATGTTGTGGAAGATGGCAAAACGTTTGAAGAAAATGCGATTAAAAAGGCAAAAACAATCGGTGAACTTATTCATAAGCCAGTTTTAGCCGATGATTCTGGTTTGGCGGTAGATGTCTTGAACGGAGCGCCAGGTATTTACTCAGCTCGCTATGCTGGTCCTGATAAAGACGATCAAGCAAACAATGAGAAGCTGTTAAAAGAACTGGCTAATACGAATGATGAAGCACGTACGGCTCAATTTGTATGTGCATTAGCTATTTATTTCCCATCCGGTGATGTGAAAACAGTACGAGGTATTTGTAAAGGAACTATCTCACATGCACCGACAGGCGATCATGGATTTGGGTACGACCCTCTATTCTATTTGCCAGAATTAGGGAAAACGATGGCGCAACTCACAAAGAAAGAGAAAAACACATTAAGTCATCGGGCAAATGCTCTTATGACATTAAATGAGATGTGGGATAAATGGACGCTGCAGGAATAA
- the rph gene encoding ribonuclease PH: MRHDGRSANELRKVEIVPHYIKHPEGSVLITFGDTKVICSASVEERVPPFMRGQGKGWITAEYAMLPRATEQRNIRESAKGKITGRTMEIQRLIGRALRSVVDLDRLGERTVWVDCDVIQADGGTRTASITGAFVAVGLAFEQLIKTSKLKENPLKNYLAAISIGVTSGHDVILDLDYVEDSQADVDMNVIMTGDGQLVEVQGTGEEATFSRSQLNDMLDLAEKGINELFTFQRQALGEFAEKMNVNVKAVDNNDQEREADV; encoded by the coding sequence ATGCGTCATGATGGACGTTCAGCTAATGAATTGAGAAAGGTAGAGATTGTTCCGCATTACATAAAACATCCAGAAGGGTCGGTACTCATCACGTTTGGAGATACAAAGGTCATTTGTTCAGCCAGTGTTGAAGAACGAGTTCCACCCTTTATGAGAGGGCAAGGAAAAGGCTGGATCACCGCTGAATATGCGATGTTACCAAGAGCCACTGAACAGCGGAACATAAGGGAATCAGCGAAAGGGAAGATCACAGGACGTACGATGGAGATCCAAAGGCTTATTGGGAGAGCTCTCCGGTCTGTCGTTGATTTAGATCGTTTAGGTGAACGGACGGTTTGGGTAGATTGCGATGTTATACAGGCTGACGGTGGAACCCGAACAGCCTCTATCACAGGCGCATTCGTGGCAGTAGGGCTTGCTTTTGAGCAGCTTATAAAAACATCTAAACTAAAAGAAAACCCGTTAAAAAATTATTTGGCAGCGATTTCTATAGGGGTTACGTCAGGACACGATGTAATTCTTGATTTAGATTATGTGGAAGATTCTCAAGCCGATGTGGATATGAATGTGATTATGACTGGTGACGGTCAATTAGTAGAAGTACAAGGTACTGGGGAAGAAGCCACTTTTTCTCGTAGTCAGTTAAATGACATGCTTGATTTAGCAGAAAAAGGAATAAATGAGCTATTTACGTTTCAGAGACAAGCACTTGGGGAATTTGCCGAAAAAATGAACGTGAATGTTAAGGCAGTTGATAATAATGATCAGGAGCGGGAAGCAGATGTATAA
- a CDS encoding GerMN domain-containing protein, with amino-acid sequence MLRGSGIRRSSAMIAGAAVLLLTACGSQVTNDVLEELDPPQINYIEDENELEVEVIEDDITGEGEISAITDENMEENETEEAVSPEEKGGEVTVQGDIRELYLLDSNGMVAPQSVEVQIEEDELTALAEHLVQEGPVTENLPNGFQAPLPAGTEILDVELNENGVATINYNDYFGEYHPAQEMQVLQSLTWTLTQLDDVDKVNIQINGEDLTAMPHNDTPIGDGYTRAHGINLEMTDQTDLVSTEPVVVYFLNQTEDQTYYVPVTRRISQEENKYQAVINELLEGPHYMSELLTDFRQEVELIEEPEYHDGTVVVNFNEALLSQHDGTALSENVLNMIVLSLTEQEEVNSVSFMVESEEEIMVSNGEALSESVVRPDHVNIGQF; translated from the coding sequence ATGTTGCGCGGCTCGGGAATAAGAAGGTCATCAGCCATGATTGCAGGAGCAGCTGTTTTACTTTTAACGGCATGTGGGTCACAAGTGACAAACGATGTACTAGAGGAGTTAGATCCGCCTCAAATTAATTATATCGAGGACGAAAATGAATTAGAAGTTGAGGTGATTGAAGACGATATAACTGGTGAAGGGGAGATCAGTGCCATAACAGATGAGAACATGGAAGAAAACGAGACTGAAGAAGCGGTTTCTCCAGAGGAGAAAGGTGGAGAAGTAACAGTTCAAGGAGATATTCGTGAATTATACCTATTAGATAGTAATGGGATGGTAGCACCGCAGTCAGTAGAAGTCCAAATCGAAGAAGATGAATTGACGGCATTGGCTGAACATTTAGTACAAGAGGGGCCAGTTACTGAAAACTTACCAAATGGTTTTCAAGCACCTTTGCCAGCGGGGACAGAAATATTAGATGTTGAATTAAATGAGAATGGTGTGGCGACGATTAATTATAATGATTATTTCGGAGAGTATCACCCTGCTCAAGAAATGCAAGTTCTACAGTCATTAACATGGACCTTGACACAGCTCGATGATGTGGATAAGGTAAACATTCAAATAAATGGTGAAGATTTAACTGCTATGCCGCACAATGACACACCAATTGGTGATGGCTATACACGGGCTCATGGGATCAACTTAGAAATGACAGACCAAACGGATCTTGTCTCTACTGAACCAGTAGTCGTTTACTTTTTGAACCAGACAGAAGATCAGACATATTATGTCCCAGTGACGCGCCGTATTAGTCAAGAGGAAAATAAATATCAAGCGGTGATCAATGAATTATTGGAAGGTCCGCATTACATGTCTGAGCTCTTAACTGATTTCAGACAAGAAGTTGAGCTTATTGAAGAGCCGGAATATCATGATGGCACAGTTGTGGTTAATTTTAATGAGGCGTTACTAAGTCAGCATGATGGGACAGCACTGTCCGAAAATGTGTTAAATATGATTGTATTGTCATTAACTGAACAGGAAGAAGTGAACAGTGTGTCATTTATGGTTGAATCGGAAGAAGAGATAATGGTGAGTAACGGAGAAGCTTTGTCAGAATCAGTGGTGAGACCCGACCATGTTAATATTGGACAATTTTAA
- the racE gene encoding glutamate racemase translates to MKKPIGVIDSGVGGLTVVSEIIRQLPKEEIIYIGDTARCPYGPRTEEEVRTYTWEMIDYLTSHDIKLLVIACNTATAVILEEAKERLSIPVLGVIHPGATAALKVTTNHHVGVIGTEGTISSGAYHRELTTINDKVKVVSLACPTLVPLVETGEFNGHMAREIITKALAPILQYDIDSLILGCTHYPLLAPLIEEVVGSNVNVICSGDETALEVSSLLYHKELLYTGDVAPHHIFYTTGLKANFKKVAEEWLKPHSLDIRETDLRLPIRLYHKRTAGFRS, encoded by the coding sequence GTGAAAAAACCAATTGGTGTAATTGATTCAGGGGTCGGAGGACTAACTGTTGTCTCTGAAATAATAAGACAATTGCCGAAAGAGGAAATAATCTACATCGGAGATACAGCACGCTGTCCATATGGACCGAGAACAGAAGAGGAAGTTCGAACATATACGTGGGAGATGATTGACTATCTCACCTCTCATGATATTAAACTTCTTGTTATAGCATGTAATACAGCAACAGCGGTCATACTAGAGGAAGCGAAGGAGAGGCTGTCTATTCCAGTGTTGGGGGTTATTCATCCTGGTGCTACTGCAGCATTAAAAGTAACAACCAACCATCATGTTGGCGTGATAGGGACAGAGGGAACCATTTCGAGTGGCGCCTATCATCGTGAATTGACAACAATTAATGATAAAGTAAAAGTTGTCAGTTTAGCTTGTCCTACGCTTGTTCCCCTAGTTGAGACAGGCGAGTTTAATGGCCATATGGCGAGAGAAATAATAACGAAAGCGTTAGCACCTATTCTACAATACGATATCGATAGTTTAATCTTAGGCTGTACACACTATCCCTTACTGGCGCCTTTAATCGAAGAAGTTGTTGGTTCTAATGTGAACGTTATCTGCTCTGGTGATGAAACTGCATTGGAAGTGAGTTCCCTCCTGTACCATAAAGAACTTCTTTATACCGGAGATGTGGCACCACACCATATTTTTTATACGACAGGACTAAAAGCTAATTTTAAAAAAGTGGCTGAAGAGTGGTTAAAACCTCACTCATTAGATATTAGAGAAACGGATTTAAGATTACCAATTCGTCTTTACCATAAAAGGACAGCTGGATTTCGCTCTTAA